Genomic segment of Aquarana catesbeiana isolate 2022-GZ linkage group LG09, ASM4218655v1, whole genome shotgun sequence:
CTTTGGATGTCAGGTCCCATTAGTAATTGGGACCTCGAATTATTCACGGACGCGGCAGGCTCGACAGGTTACGGGGCTGTCTTTCAAAGACATTGGAGTGCCGCTCGATGGCCCCAGGCTTGGGGGGAAGCTGGGTTTTTAAAAAACCTTGTCCTCCTGGAATTGTTTCCAATTGTGGTAGCAATGGAAATATGGGGGGAATCATTCCGTAACTTGAAGGTGCGGCTCAACTGCGACAACCTGGGGGTTGTCCAGGTGATCAACCGGCTGTCGGCCAAGTCAGAGCCGGTGGTCAGGTTGTTGAGATATTTAGTGTTGCGCTGTTTGAAATTTAATGTTTTCATCTACGCTGTACACTTACCAGGGGTTGAGAACACCTTGGCTGATGctctgtctcgtttccagtgggacaggtttcgggaaTTGGCACCAGACGCATAGCAGCAGGGGGTTACCTGCCCGGACTGGATGTGGAACGTTGCCTTGGGAACGTGGCAGGGTGGATTCAGCGCTCCGTGAGTAAGGCCACGTGGGACGCCTACTCTAAGGTATGGCAGGAGTGGTTAACATGTTTGCAAAGTTTGGACATCGACCCTGAGGGCCCGGAGGTCACACAGGCGGTTCTTTACTTTATTAATCTGGGTTTTGAAGGGGAGGTTTCGGCATCGGCCATTGATAAGAAATTGGCAGGTCTTGCCTTTCTTTTTAAATTACAAGGGCGACGGGATTATACAAAAGAATTTTGGGTGAAGCAAGCGGTAAAAGGATACAGGAAAGAGCACAGGATGAGGGATGGTCGGCGCCCTGTGTCTTTTACTATGCTACAGGGCCTATTCTTTCATATTTCGTCCATTTGTGTGTCTGAATACGAAAGTGCCTTAGCGTTAAGGGTTAGCGAGCTAGTCAGCCCGTCCAAGCGGGCACAAGGGGGGCTGCAGTGGGAGGACTTCGAAGGAGTGTTCGAAGGATTCGGTTAGGATTTGGATAAAACGGTCAAAAACGGATCAGTTTGGGAAGGGGGTTCAGTTGGAAGTTTTTCGCATTTTGGAATCCACCGTTTGTCTGGTAAGAGCGGTGCAATCATTCCGGGACTTACGGCCTAGGTTATCGGGCTCCTTTTTGATGCACGCAGATGGGTTGGCCTTGTCCAAGTTTCAATTTATAGCGGTGTTCAAAAAGTGTTTAGAGGCGGCTGGGTACGATCCCAATAGTTATTCCTCACATTCTTTCCGCATCGGCGCTGCTACAGAGGCAGCCAAAGCCGGGCTTAATGCGGAGGCGGTGAAGCGCATAGGCAGGTGGGATTCTGACAGGTTCAGGCTCTATATTCACCCTCATTTGCtgtagttaaataaaaaaaaaaaaaaggggttagtTTGGGGGGTTGATTTTGGGGGTTTAGTGCTTGTTATAGGGAGGGTGCTTACTGTTTTGTTTGTCATCTTCTGTTTCACAGGTGGAGAGGTGGGCTTGGTTTGGATTCTGGGACACTCCTTCGTCTTCTGGGGGGCCAAACGAGCTGATGTTCAGCCTAACGGGAGGCAATTGGGTATTCCAAGGCAGGAAGCGCAGGTCAGATGGATCGGGGTACCGGGCATGCTTTGGAGTAGGGTAAGGTCTGAAGTCCACAGGTTCGCCCATTGGGACAGGGCACCAAATGTCTTGGTGCTACATGTTGGTGGGAATGACATGGAATCTAGGTCAATGAGGGATTTAATTCAGGACATTAAATGCGATGTTCTATGGCTACAGGCGGCATTCCCAGGTATGGTCATTGTGTGGTCAGATATGGTAGGCAGAACATCTTGGCGATGGGCTTGGTCAGCTAAAAAGGTTGATAGGGCCAGGGTAAAAGTAAATAAAGAAGTCAGCAGGTTCATTATACGTAATGGGGGGGTGACGATAAGGCATAGAGAGTTAGAGGTGGACACATGGAGGTACCTTAGgagtgatggggtgcaccttaaCGAAGTTGGCACAGACCTTTGGGCTCTGGGCCTGCAGGGGGGGATAGAGCGggctttgagggtgtggaggtgctcgcaagggtaaggttttaccccttgcaggcggtggcagtggtttgggtctgtgtgGAGGAGGAGATGTGTGTTATATTGAGAGATAGcatggttggtacccatatgtAATATGGGGATTTATCTGGTACTTTCCGGTTACCAGTGgctaaccaggaaggggtaaagttaggtcactgcgaaggttgggtacTGTCTCGCTGTCCGGGGGTTGCGACTCGAGGCCTAAAAGTTTATTGAAGTTTATCGCAGTGACCAGTAGTTGTGTTCCCCTTCAAGACCCCAAGAGAATACTAACggttatttaaaattatttaaaatgttatttatttagttttatggTCATTTTAATAAAAGGCCgttaaggccatttactccaatacCTTGTTGAGTCATTTGTGGGAAGGTTTGGAGGGTGGAGAGCATGGTAAAGGGTTATTCGTGGACTGGTAAGTAAGTCCTTCACATGTCAAGTGAGTCCTGCAGCAAGGGAACAAAGGGATCAGCGGAGGGACAGCATGACATGTGCggactgcacagtcacgctgtTAGCTAGGTCTCTTTAAGAGAAGGGGAGTGGTCCTGGCAGGGGAGGCGCTCAGGAGGAATTAGTTGGGTGAacagggggaagtgacgtcagtggtgAGCGGCGGGgaagaagattcccacccaccctccctggttTTTGGTAAATAGGAATGGGGGGCTGCGGTGAGGGCCTGGGCAGTGGTTtggatctgtgtggaggaggagATATATGTTATATTGAGATATAGcatggttggtacccatatgtAATATGGGGATTTATCTGGTACCTTCCGGTTACCAGTGgctaaccaggaaggggtaaagttaggtcactgcgaaggttgggtacTGTCTCGCTGTCCGGGGGTTGCAACTCGAGGCCTAAAAGTTTATTGAAGTTTATCGCAGTGACCAGTGGTTGTGTTCCCCTTCAAGACCCCAAGAGAATACTAACGgttatttaaaatgatttaaaatgttatttatttagttttatggTAATTTTAATAAAAGGCCgttaaggccatttactccaatacCTTGTTGAGTCATTTGTGGGAAGGTTTGGAGGGTGGAGAGCATGGTAAAGGGGTATTCGAGGACTGGTAAGTAAGTCCTTCACATGTCATGCTTTCTCGGCTTATGCTTTCTCGGCTCCTCTCTCCTTTCTGTGTCTCTCTATGCCATTTGGTAAACTCAATCACTTCTCATCAGGTTTGGTTCTCACCATgtatatataaatagaaaaaaggGGATCCTCCATAGCGTAACTCCACACACAGATAACACATGAAATGCTGTACAGGCAATGAAAAATATCAAGTCTGGaaatgtcgctttttttttttttttttttttgtaaagtaattGCAATCGCTTCAGTACGCAAGATCTTACGACGGGCTAAATGCAATAACACTTGTTCTAGCTGATGGCTATAAAAGAATATACCCAGTTATATGGATTATTCTCTTTTACACTTTAGTAGTGGTATACTTGTGCTTTTTGGCTTATATGACCTGCACTTAATCCCCAAACAAGTCATTCAGAGTGCAAAAGTAAGTTGGAAGCATCCTGATGGAACTCTGAAGCAGCTCAGTGCAGCTCAGAAGATCCTCAAACAACTAAAGAGCAAATGAAAGCATTCTGTATTTGCCTTGCTTATGTCCGATACCTTTTATACAAGCCCACACACAGTGGTTCCAAAGGCTAactgtttttttactttattgcattccctgcattaagacaaaaaatacCTTGCTAACTGTTTCCCCCTAAACACATGTCTGACTCCTGTTACCTTTTGCACTGCTCCTCCACTTCTTGGTCTCACCGGATATACAGGCAGCAGCGCGAGACataggttcctgctgctgtcagtcaaactcccgCAAAGAAGGAGCTGGGGCATGGCTTACCGGGGCTGTGagcgtctatggacacacacagcccagcacgggtgcccccatagcacatggTTTGCTTTGGGGACACCTGCAAGAATAAGGGGTGGACAGCTACAGCAGGGAATCACCAAGGAAGAGGTAAATGACCACTCtatgcaggggcattgctaggtctacaaaagatcatagcagcaaagtaaagaaagtcatatgcttgggcgggcatacacatgtatataatatgtgactgcggacatggtacagatgccagaggctgcggacatggtacagatgtcagaggctgcggacatggtacagatgtcagaggctgcggacatggtacaggacagaggctgcggacatggtacaggacagaggctgcggacatggtacagaacagaggctgcagacatggtagagataatcagagactgcagatggactACACAAGATAATCAGAAACTGCGGATGGACTACACGAGATAATCGGAGACTGCgaatggattacaggagataatgggagactgcggatggattacaggagataatcaaagACTGCGTATGGAttaaggagataatcagagactgcggagataATTGGAGACTGTGGATGGATTACAGAAGATAATCGGAGACTgtggatggactacaggagataaccagagactgcggatggattaaCCTTATCTTAGGGTCCctactcccctcttacatcagtgaccccctgcAGATTCTTTTCAGCAGATGGCAGGGCAGTCTGATTGTGGCATGGAGCTGTCATGCACTGACCTTAACTTTCTGGTGCATTTCAGGGCACTGAGGGTAGGAATTGGTCTTCTTCTCCTCACGCTCCTTGCAGTACATTTTACATTGTGAAAAGGCTCCTTTATGTCACTGAGCCCAGCTGAGAGGTCAGCGAACCGCTCTGCCCCCTGCCCAAGCCGAGGAGTCAGCGCACCGCCTCACCCGAGCCGAGACAAGATGTCAGCGGACCATCCCGCCCCCTCCAAGCCGAAATGCCAGCGGACAGCCCTCCCAAAGCTAAGATGCCAGCAGAGCAGCCGGTCCCGCCCGAGCCAAAATCTAAGGCAgcctggagggaggaggggggagcagggagcaTGACAGAGGCAGTGGCTGGACCTACACAGGAGCTTGCCTTGTTCCTGTCCATTGACCATTACAGACCGGACGGGGACGAGTGTAAAGCTCCCTTTTTTCACAGACATAACTCTGCTCCGGGGGGGGGTTCAGacaccccaaacccctcccccttaTCTACGTCCATGCCCAGTAAGAGACTCAGGGcaatgggccccagattcggggctatagccccagaaggcaccccctagcgacgccactgactCCACTGTGCTATagcgttgcacagagcaggtaattataacatatttttattttataattttaggATACCAGCTAAGCAAGAGAGAAACAATCAATTAAAGCTGGACCCCACACATACAGCCAAATACTCAGTTGATATACATATAGGGGTGTTGTTTTCCTGCCAAAGGATTGTATCTCTATCCATCCAGCACTGAGATTTACACAGTCCTGCCAGATGGTGACATCATTTTTCTCAAATGCAGTCAAGAAAATACAGCATGGTCACCTACCTGCACCCCAGCCTATGATTTCACAGTGAAGCAACAGACTGATGAAATCATTCCTTTGCTCATTCTGTTCTCTTGTCAGATTGTTCCCTTTCAGCAAATGTGAATTAATAAAAATCTGCATGCATTGGTGtttttcagtagggatgagctttctgttcgggtcgaacatgagttcaactcaaacattggctgttcgcccgtttgtcgaaaacagaacattatgggccattcgcgccaaatttgagctgCGTGTAatgacccataatgcactgcgggagcgcagtgcattgctgtgtgatgattgaccagagcatgcaccatgacctacatgctttggccaatcacagcgccctcagctaagagccataattggccaaaaggcagggtgcctttggccaatcatggctcatggggactaagttcacgccccacactatataaggccgcctgcacgttggcctcaTGTACTGTgtcgttggcgtggacggagagagagtgtcatttagattgagcaggcagattaatcagttagctgcagtgtatttaatatatatatacagtcagtctcgaatatacagtatatatatatatccactgcatacagttatatacagatagtctcatatatatatatatatatatatatatatatatatatatatataaatatgtatccactgtatccagtttggctatatctcactgcaggcctttcctggtgtactgtttataatatactttaggcaggcaggtgattcagttagctgcagtgtattttatatatatatatatatatatatatatatatatatatatatatatatatatatatatatatacacacagatagtcttgtgtgtgtgtgtatatatatatatatatatatatatatatattatatatatatccatacagtttagctatacctcactgcaggccattcctggtgtacggttTCTAATATTctttaggcaggcaggtgattcagttagctgcagtgtatttaatatatatatatatatacaacaatatacaactctcgtgtgtgtatatatatatatatatatatatatatatatatcctctgtatccagtttagctactgtatatctgactgcaggccattcctggtgtactgtttctaatatacttcaggtggtgtacacagtatacagtgctgtgcacccatagtgcagttgctcatacttttctggtggtcaatacagtacacccatagt
This window contains:
- the LOC141108405 gene encoding uncharacterized protein isoform X1, producing the protein MEGTSNQTAQRKRSEPQGAGHVPEAASSPAISRGRMRSTVTWVSGGGESAAAAQISQRRRSPSRRATHGSGSTPQRAGRERQRRPTAPRAGPSGVQTAVVQRAEVSDRSEGELSGSERDQEQGTTAAVDSGMAADGPSPGQPGGEVGLVWILGHSFVFWGAKRADVQPNGRQLGIPRQEAQVRWIGVPGMLWSRVRSEVHRFAHWDRAPNVLVLHVGGNDMESRSMRDLIQDIKCDVLWLQAAFPGMVIVWSDMVGRTSWRWAWSAKKVDRARVKVNKEVSRFIIRNGGVTIRHRELEVDTWRYLRSDGVHLNEVGTDLWALGLQGGIERALRVWRCSQG
- the LOC141108405 gene encoding uncharacterized protein isoform X2, coding for MEGTSNQTAQRKRSEPQGAGHVPEAASSPAISRGRMRSTVTWVSGGGESAAAAQISQRRRSPSRRATHGSGSTPQRAGRERQRRPTAPRAGPSGVQTAVVQRAEVSDRSEGELSGSERDQEQGTTAAVDSGMAADGPSPGQPVGQVSGIGTRRIAAGGYLPGLDVERCLGNVAGWIQRSVSKATWDAYSKVWQEWLTCLQSLDIDPEGPEVTQAVLYFINLGFEGEVSASAIDKKLAGLAFLFKLQGRRDYTKEFWVKQAVKGYRKEHRMRDGRRPVSFTMLQGLFFHISSICVSEYESALALRVSELVSPSKRAQGGLQWEDFEGVFEGFG